A single region of the Arthrobacter sp. PAMC25564 genome encodes:
- a CDS encoding hotdog fold thioesterase: MAEVSISGDTHPILQDDYASEWMGIEVLALDDGHATIRMTLRQEMLNGFGMAHGGMIFAFGDTAFALACNPADPQAGAADSITVASGVDINFLKPAFRGQVLTAVANRRASTGRSGLYDVQIYAADPGAVPDSTASPAGGAPTETIPGQLPADIAGTPLQGELIAEFRGRSRTISKK; encoded by the coding sequence ATGGCTGAAGTGAGCATTTCCGGTGACACCCATCCCATCCTGCAGGACGACTATGCCTCCGAATGGATGGGCATCGAAGTGCTGGCACTGGACGACGGGCACGCCACGATCCGTATGACGCTCCGGCAGGAAATGCTGAACGGCTTCGGCATGGCGCACGGCGGCATGATCTTCGCCTTCGGTGACACGGCCTTCGCCCTTGCCTGCAACCCGGCGGACCCACAAGCCGGCGCGGCCGATTCCATCACCGTCGCGTCCGGCGTCGACATCAACTTCCTGAAGCCGGCTTTCCGCGGCCAGGTGCTGACCGCCGTCGCCAACCGCCGCGCGAGCACGGGGCGCAGCGGGCTGTACGACGTCCAGATCTACGCCGCCGATCCCGGCGCCGTGCCGGACTCCACGGCATCCCCCGCGGGCGGGGCTCCGACGGAAACCATCCCCGGCCAACTCCCCGCAGACATCGCCGGAACTCCCCTTCAGGGTGAACTCATCGCCGAGTTCCGCGGCCGCAGCCGAACCATCTCCAAGAAATAG
- the pta gene encoding phosphate acetyltransferase produces MAMGIYVSATTPGSGKSLIALGLADMLHRHADRIGFFKPVVAGHDAASDPMVAVMKARFGLDDDRCRGGLTYAEVRGLLAEGKREEIDSRCVEIFADIARNCDVVIVEGTDLTGQDAAVEFDLNARLANNLAVPVIAVVGARGRTVAEAADAVEVARKELLAERCTLLAMMVNRADPEDLEGIAAAIRPGATNRPVYVFPELEEIARPTTGEVAAALGLGLVAGLPDLERDVRSVRVAAMSVANFLRVLDDGALVIVPGDRADVLVACLASSWSPEFPVPSALILTGGLAPEANIYSLLAQAPFPVFTSPDDTYVTAKRVSEVRSEIWSGHRRKVASALGLWSKRVDEAELLERLHLPLPERMTPLRFLHDLIERARSQRRHIVLPEGKDIRILRAAEILHRRDVCELTLLGREADVREAASTQGIDLSGINIVDPATSELRMGFAQKYAELRAHKGVDLAKALEVMQDESYFGTMMVQLGVVDGMVSGAAHTTAHTIRPALEFVKTRPGVKIVSSVFLMLMPDRVLVYGDCAVNPEPNVEQLADIALASAETAVQFGVEPRVAMLSYSTGGSGSGEAVDAVRQATELVRARRPDLAVEGPIQYDAAVDAAIAESKMPGSSVAGQATVFIFPDLNTGNNTYKAVQQSSGAVAVGPVLQGLRKPVNDLSRGCTVEDIVNTVAITAIQAQTTPASESLEIQAVPAAAAARAAEAKA; encoded by the coding sequence ATGGCCATGGGAATTTATGTCAGCGCGACGACGCCGGGCTCCGGCAAGTCGCTGATCGCCTTGGGCCTGGCGGACATGCTCCACCGGCACGCGGACCGGATCGGCTTCTTCAAGCCGGTGGTGGCCGGCCACGATGCCGCCTCGGACCCCATGGTGGCCGTGATGAAGGCGCGCTTCGGCCTCGACGACGACCGCTGCCGCGGCGGGCTGACCTATGCCGAGGTCCGCGGGCTGCTGGCCGAGGGAAAGCGCGAGGAAATCGACTCCCGCTGCGTGGAGATCTTCGCCGACATCGCCAGGAACTGCGACGTCGTGATCGTTGAGGGGACCGACCTCACCGGCCAGGACGCCGCCGTCGAGTTCGACCTCAACGCCCGGCTGGCGAACAACCTGGCGGTGCCCGTCATCGCCGTCGTCGGGGCGAGGGGGCGGACCGTCGCGGAGGCCGCCGACGCCGTCGAGGTGGCCCGCAAGGAGCTCCTCGCCGAACGCTGCACGCTCCTGGCCATGATGGTCAACCGTGCCGACCCGGAGGACCTTGAGGGCATCGCCGCGGCCATCCGGCCCGGCGCGACGAACCGGCCGGTCTACGTTTTCCCGGAGCTGGAGGAGATCGCGCGGCCCACCACCGGGGAGGTGGCCGCGGCCCTCGGCCTGGGCCTGGTGGCCGGCCTGCCGGACCTGGAACGTGACGTGCGCTCCGTCAGGGTGGCCGCCATGAGCGTCGCCAACTTCCTGCGCGTGCTCGACGACGGCGCGCTCGTGATAGTCCCCGGTGACCGTGCGGACGTGCTGGTCGCCTGCCTGGCCTCATCATGGTCGCCGGAGTTCCCGGTGCCCTCGGCGCTGATCCTCACCGGCGGCCTCGCCCCCGAAGCCAACATCTATTCGCTGCTGGCCCAGGCACCCTTCCCGGTCTTCACGTCCCCGGACGACACCTACGTCACGGCCAAGCGCGTCTCCGAGGTACGCAGCGAGATCTGGTCCGGGCACCGGCGGAAGGTGGCCTCGGCCCTGGGCCTGTGGTCCAAGCGGGTGGACGAGGCGGAGCTGCTGGAACGGCTGCACCTGCCGCTGCCGGAACGGATGACGCCGCTGCGCTTCCTGCATGACCTGATCGAGCGGGCCCGCTCGCAGCGCCGGCACATCGTGCTCCCGGAGGGCAAGGACATCCGGATCCTGCGGGCCGCGGAAATCCTGCACCGCCGCGACGTCTGCGAGCTCACGCTGCTGGGCCGCGAGGCCGACGTCCGCGAGGCCGCGTCCACCCAGGGGATCGACCTGTCCGGCATCAACATCGTGGACCCGGCCACCTCGGAGCTGCGCATGGGCTTCGCGCAGAAGTACGCGGAGCTGCGGGCGCACAAGGGGGTGGACCTGGCCAAGGCCCTCGAGGTGATGCAGGACGAGAGCTACTTCGGCACCATGATGGTCCAGCTCGGCGTCGTGGACGGAATGGTCTCCGGCGCCGCCCACACCACGGCCCACACGATCCGGCCGGCGCTGGAGTTCGTGAAGACCCGGCCGGGCGTCAAGATCGTTTCCTCCGTGTTCCTCATGCTGATGCCGGACCGGGTGCTGGTCTACGGCGATTGCGCAGTCAACCCCGAGCCCAACGTGGAGCAGCTGGCGGACATCGCCCTCGCCTCGGCCGAAACAGCGGTGCAGTTCGGCGTGGAGCCGCGGGTTGCGATGCTCTCCTACTCGACCGGCGGCTCCGGCTCCGGCGAGGCCGTGGACGCGGTCCGGCAGGCGACCGAGCTGGTGCGGGCCCGGCGCCCGGACCTCGCGGTGGAGGGCCCCATCCAGTACGACGCCGCCGTCGACGCCGCCATCGCCGAGTCCAAGATGCCCGGCTCGTCCGTGGCCGGGCAGGCGACGGTGTTCATCTTCCCCGACCTGAACACCGGCAACAACACCTACAAGGCGGTCCAGCAGTCCTCCGGCGCGGTCGCCGTCGGGCCCGTGCTGCAGGGCCTGCGCAAGCCCGTCAACGACCTCTCCCGGGGCTGCACGGTGGAGGACATCGTGAACACGGTGGCGATCACCGCCATCCAGGCGCAGACGACGCCGGCGTCGGAGTCGCTGGAAATTCAGGCTGTACCGGCCGCAGCGGCGGCGCGGGCCGCAGAAGCCAAGGCATAG
- a CDS encoding acetate kinase, whose amino-acid sequence MLVLVINSGSSSLKYQVRDVAAGNVLTGGLIEKIGTGGGPADHAEALELVAAAIHEVLGARKLDAVGHRVVHGGERFGEPILVDFEITRAIEQLSPLAPLHNPAHVLGIRAILKKWPELPQVAVFDTAFHRTMPERAWRYAVPHELYARHGIRRYGFHGTSHEYVAHRTAALLDLPLEEFDGVIAHLGNGASVTAIQGGRSVDTSMGFTPLEGLVMGTRSGDLDPSILVFLGRAGWSTDRLDDMLNRKSGLKALAGNNDMRSVVEAAEAGNERAAMALDVASYRLAKYIGGYHVAVNGAKAIAFTGGIGENSQAFRALVVDRLGALGVGLDARLNRVRSSEPRVISTADSAIPVLVVPTDEERAIAEATADVVSRSAVNRSAVNRSAVAP is encoded by the coding sequence ATGCTCGTGCTCGTGATCAATTCCGGTTCATCCTCGCTCAAGTACCAGGTCCGCGACGTCGCGGCCGGAAACGTGCTCACCGGGGGGCTGATCGAGAAGATCGGCACCGGGGGAGGGCCCGCAGACCATGCCGAGGCGCTGGAGCTGGTGGCCGCCGCCATCCACGAGGTGCTGGGGGCGCGGAAGCTCGACGCCGTCGGACACCGGGTGGTGCACGGCGGCGAGCGCTTCGGCGAGCCGATCCTGGTGGACTTCGAGATCACCCGCGCCATCGAGCAGCTCAGCCCGCTCGCGCCGCTGCACAACCCGGCACACGTGCTGGGCATCCGGGCGATCCTCAAGAAGTGGCCGGAGCTGCCGCAGGTGGCCGTGTTCGACACCGCCTTCCACCGCACCATGCCCGAGCGTGCCTGGCGGTACGCCGTCCCGCACGAGCTGTACGCGCGCCACGGGATCCGCCGCTACGGCTTCCACGGCACCTCGCACGAGTACGTGGCGCACCGCACGGCGGCGCTGCTGGATCTGCCGCTGGAGGAGTTCGACGGCGTGATCGCCCACCTGGGCAACGGCGCCTCCGTCACGGCCATCCAGGGCGGCAGGTCCGTGGACACCTCCATGGGCTTCACCCCCCTGGAGGGCCTGGTGATGGGGACCCGCTCGGGGGACCTGGATCCGTCCATCCTGGTGTTCCTGGGCCGGGCGGGCTGGTCGACGGACCGGCTGGATGACATGCTCAACCGCAAATCCGGGCTCAAGGCCCTGGCCGGCAACAATGACATGCGCTCCGTGGTGGAAGCCGCCGAGGCCGGGAACGAACGGGCCGCGATGGCGCTGGATGTGGCCTCCTACCGGCTGGCCAAATACATCGGCGGCTATCACGTGGCCGTCAACGGGGCGAAGGCCATCGCGTTCACGGGCGGCATCGGCGAGAACTCCCAGGCCTTCCGCGCCCTCGTGGTGGACCGGCTGGGCGCCCTGGGCGTCGGGCTCGACGCCCGTCTGAACCGCGTGCGGTCTTCGGAGCCGCGGGTGATTTCCACCGCGGATTCGGCCATCCCCGTCCTGGTGGTGCCCACCGACGAGGAGCGCGCCATCGCGGAGGCCACCGCCGACGTCGTCAGCCGTTCAGCGGTCAATCGTTCAGCGGTCAATCGGTCAGCGGTTGCGCCGTAG
- a CDS encoding GNAT family protein, producing the protein MTEPTPLPPLPIRTDRLVLRRFEAGDLAAYHAYQSLPETARFLPGEAKSYTQSMAMVGRYANFAFDKEGDWICLAIEAADAPGLLGEVVLKWLPGRGQAEIGWSLAPAARGKGIAAEAAGVMLKLGFEELGFHRIDAKLDALNTASAALCERLGMRLESTQVDKWHYKGRWATEVVYALLAEEWKSRQPV; encoded by the coding sequence ATGACGGAACCCACGCCCCTCCCTCCGCTGCCCATCCGCACGGACCGGCTTGTGCTGCGCCGTTTCGAGGCCGGGGACCTGGCCGCCTACCACGCGTACCAATCCCTGCCGGAGACTGCCCGGTTCCTGCCCGGGGAGGCGAAGAGCTACACGCAGTCCATGGCGATGGTGGGCCGCTACGCCAACTTCGCCTTCGACAAGGAGGGCGACTGGATCTGCCTGGCCATCGAGGCCGCGGACGCACCCGGGCTGCTCGGCGAAGTGGTGCTGAAGTGGCTGCCGGGCCGCGGGCAGGCCGAGATCGGCTGGAGCCTCGCCCCGGCAGCCCGCGGAAAGGGCATCGCGGCTGAGGCCGCCGGAGTCATGTTGAAGCTGGGCTTCGAGGAACTCGGCTTCCACCGGATCGACGCCAAGCTGGACGCGCTGAACACGGCCTCCGCCGCGCTGTGTGAACGCCTCGGCATGCGGCTGGAGTCAACGCAGGTGGACAAGTGGCACTACAAGGGACGGTGGGCCACGGAAGTCGTCTACGCCCTCCTTGCCGAGGAATGGAAGTCCCGGCAGCCCGTTTAG